Within the uncultured Bacteroides sp. genome, the region ATTTTAGCCTTCCTTTTTTAAAATTAAATTGGATATATCTGTAAACCACATACAAAGAGTTTATATAAATTCGATATTCGAACTGAACCATAAATCGTAACGGAGCAAAAAAAAGGAGATCCATAAAGGTCTCCTTTTATAATCACAGCGGAAGCGGGGATTATGAATATATCGCTCCAACATCTTAGTCTTCAATCTATCACAAATCAGATAATCGCTATGGCAAAGATTTAGGCACGAAGTAACGCTCAGTTTTTATCCGCATTTGTCCGGCGCTTGTCTGCCTATATCTTGGGTTAAAAATACTACCATTATAATATATGGCTTTTTAAGGGTCGGCTAATTATTCTCGAGTGAACTTAAAATGTGATTACCTATCTTATTCGTTATAGCGTCATTCTCTATTGCAATTTCATTTCCACTTTAGTCCCAACATACAAAACTTTTTTTCCTTTTGAGCTTGCATTAATTCCAAAGCCCTTATTTTCATCAACAAAAACAACATTAAAAATACGTTTTATTAAACTGTCTGTATAATTTCCCTTTCTATCTGATATAGTTAATGATTGATGTTTTTCATCCCAATTGAACGAAACAATTGTATATCTCCCTTTCTCATAGTTATAATTATCTCCTTCATCCTCGTATAAATCAAATTTAGCATCAGCTCCTTTATATACACGAATTTCTAGTGTATCGGCCAACTTTTCACCTGAATATTGGATAATCTTACCTATTGAAATAATAGAACCAGCCTTAACAAAAAGAGGGATTTTATCTAATGGAGCATCAGTTTTTATACTTTGACCTCCATTAAAATGTTTACCCGTCCAGAAGTTGAACCAACCAGCCGATTTGGGTAAATAAACATTCCATTCAGACGCATTAGCTTCAGTAACTGGAGCCACTAATAAAGATTTCCCAAACATATACTGATATTGACGATTTACGGCAGTGGTATCTGCATTAAAATCCATCACCAAAGGACGCATCATTGTGGATCCATTTTTTGTAACCTGCCATGCTTCGGAATAAATATATGGAAGTAAACAATAGCGAAGGTTCAGCATCTTGCGCATATTGTCTTCTACTTTTTGTCCGTACTTCCAAGGTTCGGTTTCGGTTTGGTAACCGTGAATACGGAATATTGGATTGAACGTTCCCCACTGGTACCAGCGTGTAAGCAGTTCGTGATATTTCTCATCGGTGTATTGAGAATTTCCGGGACGGAAAAAGCCTCCAATATCTGTTGTCCAATATGGAAACCCTGTAATTGTATAATTTAATCCGGCTACAATTTGATTCTTGAATGTATCCCATGTTCCGCCAATATCACCCGACCAATTGATAATTCCATAACGTTGCTGACCCGAGAAAGCCGAACGAGTGAGGATACATACCCGCTTATCAGAAGTAGCCTCGCGTTGACCTTCATACACAGCTCTACTTACCATTAATGGATAGGTCAAACGATAGAAATCACCTGCACCAATATGTGTTTTTGTTCCTTTCAAAGCATCATTTTCTGGTTCAACAGCATCCATCCACCAGGAATCTACACCATTATCAAGCATATTTACCTTCAATGTATTCCAATATTCATTTCTGGTTTTCGGGTTGAAATAATCCAGCCATTTGGTATCTGGAATAAAACGGTTTTTAGCCACATATTCTTTACCTATTGTTGAGTTCTTATCCGGGTTCGACCAGATTGAGATGTTGAAATGTGCATTCAAATTATGCAGTTCTTTTATAAACTCTGAAGGGTTTGAGTAGTTTTTCTCATCAAACTGAGGAACACCCCAACCTCTATCACCCCAATATTGCCAATCTTGTACAATCACATCCAACGGAAGATTTCTTTTCCGGAACTCTTTTACCGTTTCAACCAAATGTGTTCCAGAGGTATAACGTTCGCGACACTGCCAAAAACCATAAGCCCATTGTGGCAACATAGGTACATTGCCTGATAAATTACGGTAAGACGCAATCACATTATCTGCTGAGGGGCCATAAAAAACTACATAATCGAGCGCTTTAGCAACTGGCGACCGAAATGTTGTTATGTTATCACTCAGCTTCCATGACAATTTGGGAGTATTATTTGACTTACAAAGTACCTGTACCTGATGTTCACCGGCTTTTAATTTCACCAATGTTCCTACAGTAGGCGGAAGCCACATATTACTTTGATCAATACAAGGTTTCCCATCAATAGCCACAAAGTGTCGGTTGCCCATATCGCCCAGATCCAGAAAGATAGAATACTCGCCATCTTTCGTAACATTAAACTTACCTTGATAAAGCGATTGGTTTTGTGATACTTTCTGAGTTCCAGAGGTAGTAGTTACTTCGGCCATTTGACTATTGCCTGAAGTTGATTGCTCCTGTTTCCCGAGTGCGATGAAATTATCTGCCGGATTAAAATCCGTTAACCCATACTGATGCCATAGCAAACCGTATCCTTTACTGGAATAAATAAATGGAATAGAAATCTGCGTGTTTACCTGTATTAAACGGCGAGCTACGTTTTTTAAGTTATATTGTCCATCCTGAAATTGCCCCAAACCGAATATATATTCATCGGATGGTGATTCAAAACTCTGTTCAGCCTCATAACAAGATTCGCCTTGAATAGAACCAGGAGTTAGTTTCCGGGTGCCTGCCTCTTCGCTCAAAAATACTTTGCCGGCATTATTGGCATACGATAATTTTCCTGTATGCTTATCCAATGACACAATAATACTTTTTGTTTTTATTTCAAGCTTAGTCGGCAAATCTAAAACTTGAAATCCAGGAGTTGCAACACCCGAAGTAAAAACTAGCTCTGGCAGGTTTCCTTCACTTTCTTTATAGAATTTGATCCTTACGGCATTCTCGCTCAAAGGAGATATACTGAGTGTTCCATCTGATAAAGTAATATTTACCTTGTTGGACAACCGTTTAAAGCCTTTCACAACTTGTCCCTCACAAAGTAGTGGGAAAAGACTAATCATTAAAAATAATTTTAGCTTCATTTAGTACTTATTTAATACAATCAATTTTATATTATAAAACGAATATAACGTAAATTCAACTCAAACAGATTAGAAAATAATAAAATCAAGAAACATCTTCCCTATCTGCTACTAAAATGCATAAAAAGCCTTTGTTTAAAGGCTTTTAGTTAGTGGGAGATAAAAAAAACAGACTATTCATCTGCTACTTACGAGAATTATCTGCTACCAGCATACTTTACTTTGATAAGCCCGGCAGACATTTTAAAACTTCCCAAATGAGATTTATTTTTTCTGGAATAACATTTATTACATCTTGTACAGAACATTGCATTATTCTGTACAAAAGAATTAAATGCCTTGTACAAAAGAATGCATTCTTTTGTACAAGGATTTATATATTAGACTAATCATTCTAAAAAAATCAGATCAGACATTGATCATTATCCGCACAGATATTTTCAAAAGTCCCCTTCATAGTTGTGACTGATAAAAAGTTAAAGGGAGATAAAGAGTTTAGCCTTTCTATTTTTCAACTAAGGTAAAACAGTAACAATTTTCTTCCCTTTATAAACTATTACTTTATCATATTCATTGGAGGTATTCTTACCAGAAGCAACTAGTCTGATCTTGAATTTACGTTCAGCAAGCATCCCTGGAAAAGAACCTCTACGATTACTAATAGTCAATGCCTTCTTTGCATCATTCCAAGTAAGGGTAATGGTTGAATATGCTCCCTTTTCGTAGTTGTAATTATCGTTTTCGTCCTCGTAAAGGGTGAATTCTCCATTAGCACCTTCATAAACGCGAATTTCGAGGTCATCCCATTTCTTCTCGGTTGCATACTGCACTTGCGGTCCGAAAGGAATTATACTTCCCGATTTAATGTATAAAGGAATCTCATCGATCGTTGTTGCTTTTACTATTTCCTGACCGCCATTGACTTTCTCATTAGTCCAGAAGTCATACCAGGCAGTTCCTTCGGGCAAATAAACTTTCGTTGATTTAGCCTGAGCGAAATTCACAGCTTCACCTTTATTTTCGCCGGAAGCATCTTTTTTATCCCAACCGGTTTCTGCATCTGATTTTACAATAGTTTCGGGAGTATATTGTGCATTAACAACCGGAGCAACCAATATTGATTTACCAAACATATACTCGTTGTTCATGTCTTTAACCTTCTTATCATTGAAATCCATCACCAAAGCTCGCATAATAGTTGATTGGTTATTTGTAACCGACCAAGAAGTAGAGTAAATGTATGGCAACAGAGAATAGCGCAAATTAATTGTCTTAGCTATTGCATTAAAGATAGTCTCACCCTTTTTCCCAAAGTTATATATTTCTCTGGGAATATCTGTACCATGCGAACGCATCATAGGAGTAAATGCTCCGAATTGAAGCCAGCGAACATACAATTCCTGAAACGACGGATTCTTAGTTCCTTCACTCCAGCCTCTATTATAAGCGCCTGCAAAAAAGCCGCCAATATCTGTATTCCAGTAAGGTATAGCACTCATTGAGAAGTTAAGACCTGCAGGTATCTGGTTGCGTAACGATTGCCAGGAAGAATTTACATCGCCCGACCATGTATTTGCTCCGTAACGTTGTTGTCCGGCAAATGCCGAGCGGGTAAGGATAAATATACGTTTATCTGAACTTGCCGAACGCTGATGTTCTGCAACCCCTCCTACCGTCATCAGTGGGAATGCGTTGCGTACCTTACGGAATGAGCCCAGGTAGGTTTTAAGATCGAAATCAGAAGGTTTAAAATCCAGGTGATCTGGTTCTGATGAATCCATCCACCAGCCATCAATTCCCAATGAGAAAAGTCCTTTCTGCAGATGTTTCCAGTATATATCACGAGCTTCAGGATTATACGGGTCATAAGGTTGTACACCTGATGGATATTCGCGGTTTGGCGGCCAGCTTTCCAATCCCGATTGTGGCCATGTGCCGAAATTCAAAAGCATACCCTTCGGTTCCATTTCGCGGAATTGTTTTGTTTGCGGTCCAAAAGAAGACCAGATAGAAATAATTAAGTGCGCATTTTGATTGTGAATATCTTCCACCATTTTCTTTGGATTAGGAAATTCAGTGTTAAGAAACTCCATTGCATTCCAAAGGTAATTGTTGCCCCAGTATTGCCAATCCTGAATAATACCATCGAGAGGCACACCTAGTTCACGATATTTATTAACTACACCCACCAGTTCGTTCTGACTTTTGTAGCGTTCTTTACTTTGCCAATAACCAAAAGTCCACAAAGGAAACATAGGAGCTTGCCCGGTAAGGTCGCGCATACAAGCAATTGATCCATCAATATTTCCACCAAACATAAGATAGTAATCAATGCAATCGCCAACTTCAGATTTAAATGATGTACTTTCGGGCTTATCTTCAAAAACAGTGGGGGAATAATTATCCCAGAATAACCCATACCCTTTTGTAGAAACCAGGAAAGGAACATAATCGTCAGTGTTTCCCTGCACCATATTAAGTTTTGTATTACGCAGAGATAATTTGCCGCGCTGTTGCTGGCCTAGACCATAAATATCCTCTTCTTTATCAAGTGTAAACGACTGATTAATGGTATAGGTTTTTGACCCTGCATCATTAAAATCAGTAAAGGTTGCACCCTCTTTTTCGCTTAAAAGTTGTTCTCCGAAAAGAGTATAATAGGATATTTTTCCAGACTTCATGTTAACATCTACCTTCAGCTTATTGCTTTTCAACGAAACAACATCCCCTTGCTGATTGATAGCAAGCTTTACAGCCTGAGGCTCTTTTACTACCGTTAAGCTTTTCTTTTCAAAAGTTTTTCCCACAGGAGATTTCAGTACCCTTACAGTTGAAGGTCCATAAAATTGAATCTCAACATCCGTTGAGTTAATTTGGGTTTTGATACCCAAATTGCTTTTTGTGTACGATTGTGCCTGACTACCGATGGCAAAAAGCATCAGTAACGAGAATACTAAATTGAGTCTTTTCATATATTATTTTTATAGGTTGCTTATTTTCTATTATTGAAATTTCCACCAGTCAAAGTTAAACAATTCACGTCCTGCAGTGATATTTTGACCGTTAAAATAAAAATAAATATCATGTTTACCTATTACTTTATGCTTTAATTCCGAAGTGAAAGTTTTAAATTTATCCCATCCTCCGGTACGAGGTAGTTGAATGGACGAAATAATTGATCCCGAAACACTATCAAGACGAACTTCCAAAATTCCGCCATCAACTCCTGCTGCTAACGAGACAGAAAATGATTTAGGAGATTGATTGCCAAAATTCACCTCACGAACCTTTATATAACCTTTCGAACGAGTGCCTGAAACATACACCCCTATTTTTTCATTCTGAGATATGGAACATTTTTCCGACCATGCCATTGTTTCCGCTTCAACGCGCTTGTACGGATTAATTTCTCCAATTGGTCTTGGGCCTTCGCTGGAAATGGATACAGAAGGAATTGTCCCATCAGGATTGTACGTAAATTGCTCCACGCAGGCAGCCCGTCCGTAACTTCCTCCATTGGGCAACAATCCCGTATGGTAGAAAAGATATGAGTTTCCTTTATAATCAATAATTCCACCATGATTGGTAAAACTATTGGTTTTTTGATTTTCCATGATTTTGCCCTGATATTTCCATGGTCCGGTTGAACTATTGCTTGTCGAATAAGAAAGGCTTTCTCCTCCTTTTCCCATTCCGGCATACATCATATAATAAAGATTGTTGCGCTTGTAAAACCAGGGGCCTTCCACATACATATCTTTATTGGGATTTTCGACACTTTTATTTCCCCTTACTCCTCCGAAAGATTCGACAGAAATCGGAACAGTAACAATATCACCCGAATAAGAAATCATATCTTTATTCAACTTAACATAAAACAAGCTTCCATTCCCCCAATAGAGGTAGGCTTGTCCGTCATCGTCAATCCACACGGTCGGGTCAATATTAGACCAACTTCCATTAATAATCAACGGTTTTCCAAGCGCATCTTTGAATGGTCCTGTTGGCGAATCGGAAACAGCTACACCTATTGCCATATCGTTTTTATCGCTTTGAGCACAGGTGTACCAATAAAACTTACCATTACGTTCAATACACTGAGCAGCCCATGCACGGTCGCGCGCCCATTTGAAGGATTCCAACGAAATGGGACTTCCATGGTCTGTCCAATTTACCATGTCGGTAGTGGATAATACATGCCATTTGGTCATGTAGTAAAAATCGAAGCCCGGAATATCATCACCAACATATGCGTAAAGCGTACCGTTATAAACCATTGGTGCAGGATCGGGACCAAAATGCGTCTGAACAATAGGGTTATCTGCCCGGCTAACGCCACAAAAAGTTATTGCCGCTAAAACTAAAGCTAAATATTTTTTCATTTCAAATGTACTTTCCTTTATAAGTTAATTTATTTGTTACTAAACTTCCACCAGTCAAAATTAAATAAGTTTCCATCTGCACCTTTGAACACAAAGTACAGGTCATGTACACCTTTGACTACATTTACTTTACATGACAGCATTTTCCAGTTTTTATCTCCACCAGTATTTTTTACGTCTAAAACACCTAACAAACTGCCGCCTTTCCTATCAACATGGATTTCAATCTTTCCACCCGTCGAAGCTGAAGCAACACCTGCAAGGAAAGTTTTTGCACCTTTTCCAAAATCAACACTTCGCACTTTAATGTAATCTCCGTTGCTGATGTTGGTAACGTACACGCCTGCATTTTCATCTTTCACAGTTTCAATACCTTCTTCCCAACCGATGGTTTCGGCTTCAACTCTTTTATATGGATTTAAATTGGATGCACTTTCAGTAACGCCTTCTTTTGTTGGTGCAATTAATGGGATTGAACCATCAGCATTAAATTTAAAAGGTTCAATGCAAACTGATCGTTTAAAGCCACCACCACCGGGTAGCGCTCCGCTATGATAAAACAAATAAGATTTTCCTTTAAATTCGATGTAACCCGGATGGTTAGTAAATGCCCCTCCTTCTTTGATTACGTGCATAATGGTGTCGCCATAAGTCCACGGCCCGGTAATGTTTGGAGCGGTTGAGTATGCCAAATGCTCGGGAACACCACCAGCGGGGTAAAGCAGGTAATACAAACTGTTACGTTTAAAAAGCCAAGGGCCTTCTTCATAAGCTGCTGTCCGATTATCATTTTTTTTGGCACGAAAACCAAAGTTTTTGTCTTTCAAATCTTCCTTCACAATGCCATATTCCTTATTGTATGAAACCATATCTGCGTTCAACTTTACATGCCAAAGGTTTGGATTTCCCCAATATAGGTAAGCCTGACCATCATCATCGATGTAAACCGTTGGGTCGATATAACCGTACCCAACAAGTAAAGGAGCACCAATGGCATCTTTAAAAGGTCCTGTGGGACTGTCGGATACTGCAACTCCTATGGCATTTCCTCCGTTTTTTTGATTTACCGGCAAATAATAATAAAACTTACCGTTTCGGTGTATACACTGTCCTGCCCAAGCATCTCCTCTTGACCAACTAAAATCTTTATACGATAAAATTGCCCCGTGATCGGTCCAGTTTACCATGTCTGTAGAAGAATAACATCTCCAATCATTCATCGTAAAAAAGTTCTTTACAGTATTATCTTCATCATGCGAAGTATAAAGATAAACAGTACCGTTATGCACCATTGGTGCAGGGTCGGCAGTATAATTAGTTTGAATAATGGGATTTTGAGCTTTTAATCCAAATGTCGAGACCTCGATCAAGACAAACACTGCAAATGCAGATGTTTTAGTCAATGCTTTAAACTTCATGTTTCATTTATTTATTAGTCCATTTCGGATTTACTTCTTAATAGAGAATTTATAAAGTAGAACACCGTGAACGGGAACTTTGAGTGCTAACTGCCCTGTTTGTGTATTTACATTGCTGATGTCTTTTTGTCTCCAAAGATCGCGCACTACAAATTGTCCTTTCAGTCCGAGTTTATCAAAGTCTTTGTATGCAAGATCAACAGTTTCGAGGCCAAAGTTGCAGAAGCCAATAACACGGCTACCATCTTCGAGTTCTTTCACGTAAATGTGCAAATCACCAATCGTCTGTACACAAGTTGCCTGCTTACCAAGCGGGTCTTGATTGACTTCGATAACTTCATCGTTAGTCAACAAATTCAATGTAAAATCATCTAGTTTCTCCATGTCACAACCAATAAGGAGCGGTGCAGAGAAAAGACTCCAGAGACTAACATGAAGATATTGCTCGTCAGGTTTAAGCTTGCTTGGGTGTGGATTGCCCCAACCTACAGTACCAATTACGAGCATATCAGGATCATTCCAGTTTCCGGGCTTGGCATAAGGGGCTGATTTATCCTGGTCAAGAACAATATTTTTCACGCTTGTCCAGGTGTCGGTAATATCATTGGTCGTGCGCCAGCAATTGCCATTAACTGAATCGCCCCATTTCCACACATCCGACATCCCGTACTGACATACGCTAAATACAATATCGCGGGGTTGCTGACGAAGAAATTTGCCCATAACCTTAAATGGTTTCATGGCTGTATTCAATTCGCTACCACCATTATACGACAAAGACGATACCTTATATGGATCATTGTCAGGCAGACTATCAATTACATTGCCATAACTGCACCAATCGTATTTCAGATAGTCGAAACCCCATTTGGCATAACTTTCGGCATCTTTTTTTTCGTAACCATAACTACCGGCACTACCTCCACATGTCCAAGGCCCCGGGCTTGAGTAAAGTCCTATTTTTAATCCCTGATCATGCACATAATCGGCAAGGGCTTTCATATCACTAAATCGGGAGTTAGGGATTATATTGCCAGCCTCATCGCGCAACTTACCACGCAATGTCTGATCTTTTGAGTCGCGATGATTTTCCCAGAAATCGTCAATATTTATATATGTCCATCCATGGTTGATAAGCCCACTTTTTACCATTGCATTAACAGCACGTTTTACCTTATCAGCCGAAACATCGTTGGCAAAACAATTCCAACTGTTCCAGCCCATTGGTGGAGTGAGCGCAATACGGTCACCACATTCTATGCGAAACTTTCTTTCAGCCGTACCTTTTGCATTTTTAGCTTTTAGGGTAACAATATACGTTCTAACTTTAGAAAGCTGACCGGTAATAATGCCGGTTTTAGCGTTGATCTTTAATCCTTTTGGCAAACCCAAAGCAGAAAAAGTCATCGGTCTGTCGCCTGTAGCTGTTACAAGATACTGAAAAGGCGAACCCGGACGCACACCAAAAACTTTGGCTCCGGTTATTCTGGGTTCAGCTGAAGGTTTAGGCGTTAGGATATATGGTACGCTTGCAACCGGATTGAAGGTTTTGAATGTGGTCACACCTATGGTTGTAAATCTTGCATCTACCCAGTCAACATGGTCGTAATAATTTCCGTTTCCGCCGTCGGTTACTATCAATTCAAGTTTTCGTAAGCCTCCAAGCTTAACATTACAGGGTCTGGCTGCATCACCCAAACGCATTACCCCGCTCGACCATAACTTTTCGCCATCGCCATAAACTACAAACTCAGCAGCCGGTTTCTGACCTGCGACCTCGTCATCAATGCCTACTTGTGCAATGAATTCAGTCGCTTTTCCATTAAGTTCAATGGTTAACGAACTTTCGGAATGACTTCCAAAACCACGCTCGAAAGTTTTACCAGCGATTGTGAGCGTTTTGCCATCGATGGATTTGTTTTTCATTGGAATTCCATATCCTTGTGTTGCTGTGCTAAGATCCAATTCGTCGAGCCATACTGTTTGGGCAGATAGCGTAGTAGTTCCAAACAGGCCGGAAATGATAAGAAGGCCTTTTAAGGCCACTATTTTAATATTTCTTGTTATTTTCATAAATGTAAGATGAATATAGTTGTTACTTTGATTTATATTTCAGTTGATTTGAAATCTGTTATTTAAAATTAAATTTCCACCAATCAAAGTTGAACAGTTCATTTCTACCTCTGAAAACGAAGAACAAATCGTGAACATCTTTAATGTTTTTCACAGGAGTAGTAATCGTTTTCCATAAATCTCCTTCAGCCGAGGTAGTTACGTCGATTGTCCCCAATACCGGCCCATCAATTTTGTCAGTATGGATTTCAATTTTACCACCTTTTAACGAAGCAATAATGGTACCATCGGCATTGTATGTTATGTTTTCAAGGCATATTGAGCGTCTTTCGTAATGCTTCGACATGGTTTGTTTCAGGATGGCATAATTGAAGCCGAACACATACGAATTTCCTTTGTAGTCTATGATTCCGGGATGGTTTCCGCTTGAGCGCTCGTCTCCTTCCATAATCATACCTTTATATTCCCATGGGCCGGTTGGAGATTTACTCATTGCATAACCAATACCTTCGGGACAACAGGTAGAAGCATACGCCAGATAATAATGTCCGTTGCGTTTCCATACCCAGGGGCCTTCCTGGTAATTAGCCGGCTTGGTAGGTTCATTTACTATTTCGCCTGAATAAGAAACCATATCCTCATTCAGCCTGACATAATAAAGATTGGGATTTCCCCAGTAAAGATAAGCCTGACCATCGTCGTCAATCAACACTGTCGGGTCTATGTCGTGTGCACTATTCTTAATCAGAGGTTTTCCAATTGGATCTTTGAACGGTCCATAAGGAGTATCTGAAACCAAGACACCAATTCCAACACCGTTTGGCATGGGGCAATACATGTAAAACTTATTATTGCGTCTGATACATTGCGGAGCCCACGCCCCATTATCATAGGGCACCCATTTAAAATCTTTCAGCGAGGCCACAACCCCGTGGTCAGTCCAATTCACCATATCAGTAGATGTGTAGAGCAACCAATTCTGCATTTTAAAACCCAATCCATCATCTTCGTCATGACTTGTATAAAGAAACACCGTATCATTGAACACTAAAGGAGCCGGATCAGCAGTATATTTGGTTTGGATAATTGGATTTTGTGCCTTTCCAGCAAAAGGTAGATTAATTGCAACCATAAAAATTGAAGCTATGATAAATACTTTATTTCTCATGAGATCTAAGTTTTATTTTACTACTCAAAACAAGTTAATAGTGTACGTAAATGAATTAGGCTCAGCAAAAACCTGATATTTTTCCAGAGGTCGAGGTCCGCAACTGGCAGATCCAACACCTAGAGTTTTGGTTGAAATACAGAACACTGTTGAAGTACTCGTAGGTAAGTCAATTTTATATTCTACCGGATACATTTGCTCGTCTGTATGAGGAAGAGCCGCCACTTGCATGAGTTTTTCATCAGATTGTATCATCAAAGAAGGTATATCCTTGCCACTTAGTTTTGCCCATCTTACTTCTTCATGGTTACCACGTTCCATAGGCTTTTCATATTCGTATTGTTCATTTACGCCCAATTCATAGACACCTACATCCGCAGCGCTTTTGCGATCGGAATAATTTTCGAATGGCCCACGACCAAAGAACGTCATGCGGTCAAGCTTCTTATCAAATAACATACGCACACCTATACGAGCCAAATTCATTCGGAAACCGACAAATCTAACCTGATTGTCAACTTTTATCGAGCCATCGCCTTTTATCAAATAAGTTGACGTGTGATATACTCCAAAACCATTTTTTCCGTCAGCTTTTGTTGTTGAAATAACTCTCACAGAAGAATTATCAACAGTCTCTACTTTAAAATCGACCAAAGCATATTGGAGGGCGTTTACCCCAAATTTTTCCCATTGGCTATAAGCCCATTCATCGTCATTGCGATGAGAAGCGCGCCACAAGTGCAGTTTCGGCGAACCATCAGCAGCAAGAAGATTAATACCTTTTTTAACCAGCTGTTTCATGAAACCGGTTGTCTTATCGAACTCTACCGAAAATTCTTTTCCCGAGATGGTTACAATTTGTGCGTTTTGAGCCAGTTTTACCGGTTGAGTAACTTTTGTTTCCACCACCGGTGGTGTGTTGACAGGAAGTTTGAATTGCTCGGATGCTACTTCAAAACCCTTATCGGCCCAAAGCGTTTTTTCTTTTTGTTTATATGATATTCGTAAAAAATATTCCGCTCCAGCTTTAGGATGTTCTATTTTATAGGGGATAAATGCCATGCCGGTGCTTCGGGCATTTATGGGTCGCATCATATTAATTGTACCCTTGGCTATTTCTGTCCCATTCTCTGTCAAACTCCATGATGTATCAAAACCACTCAAAGAAATAAACTGAAATTTATTCTTTATCGTAATCATTCCGGCAATTGGATCCGCCAATTCGGTATCAATCCATTGAAATGCTTTTTTCATTTCAGGATAATGCGGTTTAACTTGGTTTCCTTTTGTAGAACGATCATAAGAAATTACTCCTTTGTGAATGAAGTAATGGTCGTTCGGAGCTTCATCAAAACCGCCTCCATACGCCAAGATCGGATGATTGGGGTCACGTTTGTTCCACAATGCCTGATCCTGAAATTCCCAAATAGCACCGCCTAAGATTTCCGGATTGTTATCAAAAACCTTTGAATATTCATTAAGCGACCCCATTGAGTTGAACATAGCGTGTAAAAATTCACAGATATAAAATGGCTTAGTCATTCCCCAGTTTTTTACCATGTCGGCGTAATCCGCGGCACTACCGTACATTCGACCTTCCAAATCGGCAGGATTTTTGCTACCTATACCAAAGCGTTCATAATGAACAAAACGAGTTGGGTCAATAGACTTAATTGTATTCATTGCTGCAACAAAATTGGAACCTACGCCACCGCATTCGTTTCCAAGCGACCAAATAATCACCGAAGGACTATTCTTAAAATTCTCTACATTGGCTACATTCCGATCAATAATTGC harbors:
- a CDS encoding glycoside hydrolase family 2 TIM barrel-domain containing protein encodes the protein MKKLVFTALVFLSLFSVNGVWAQLADKASIPPEIENPESLGVNKEPYHATLMPYGNLQEALAANRHASSLCLSLNGLWKFNWVPTPEKRPVDFSKPDFDVSGWKEIPVPSNWEVQGYGTPFYRNLGYTIKKDYPHVMSEPEKWYTSFNERNPVGSYRREFNIPIEWIGRRNFITFDGVDCAFFLWVNGKKVGYSVNSRNAADFDLTKYLKSGKNMIAVEVYQYSSGTWLEDQDMWRLHGIFRNVTLWSAPQVHIRDFFVKTDLDKEYTDATLDVSAKIKNYSDKTSKAQTFTATLYNKEGTEIAKGSTTGASLKSSQEEALNVKIQVANPLKWTAETPNLYTVVLTNSEGEILSSKIGFRKIEIKGRIFTVNGVPIKLKGVNRHEHWADVGHAITEEQMIRDLEVIKQGNCNHVRTCHYSDDPRWYELCDEYGIWLVAEANCECHGYDRRFDEEPTMKAAIIDRNVANVENFKNSPSVIIWSLGNECGGVGSNFVAAMNTIKSIDPTRFVHYERFGIGSKNPADLEGRMYGSAADYADMVKNWGMTKPFYICEFLHAMFNSMGSLNEYSKVFDNNPEILGGAIWEFQDQALWNKRDPNHPILAYGGGFDEAPNDHYFIHKGVISYDRSTKGNQVKPHYPEMKKAFQWIDTELADPIAGMITIKNKFQFISLSGFDTSWSLTENGTEIAKGTINMMRPINARSTGMAFIPYKIEHPKAGAEYFLRISYKQKEKTLWADKGFEVASEQFKLPVNTPPVVETKVTQPVKLAQNAQIVTISGKEFSVEFDKTTGFMKQLVKKGINLLAADGSPKLHLWRASHRNDDEWAYSQWEKFGVNALQYALVDFKVETVDNSSVRVISTTKADGKNGFGVYHTSTYLIKGDGSIKVDNQVRFVGFRMNLARIGVRMLFDKKLDRMTFFGRGPFENYSDRKSAADVGVYELGVNEQYEYEKPMERGNHEEVRWAKLSGKDIPSLMIQSDEKLMQVAALPHTDEQMYPVEYKIDLPTSTSTVFCISTKTLGVGSASCGPRPLEKYQVFAEPNSFTYTINLF